The following coding sequences are from one Aliarcobacter skirrowii CCUG 10374 window:
- the secD gene encoding protein translocase subunit SecD — MKFLNFKLTIFLVAFIFGIVFSFPSLFQTESGKKVNLGLDLQGGLHMLLGVNTHEAVTSKMRSIATAIKHFTDDEEVLIDGLTVVNDNIIFSLLDKDDVAKMDKMLEEIKGLSITKDNLEYKVELTQEEVIQTKDYSVAQAVETIRNRLDQFGLSEPTVLRQGESDIIVQLPGIKTAEQEKDARELISKPANLELMAIDENRADQVYKMTNKEASLYGDIILEDTKNPNIKYLVKEIPILDGNQIVDAQVAFNQSNQPIINFTLNSSGARIFADFTAKNVGKRLAIVLDGKVYSAPNINERIGGGSGQISGGFTVQEAGNVAIALRSGALLASINMLEKRSVGPSLGADSIKASMIALISGTVLIFLFMMLYYRRAGMIANIALIANIFILLAVIALFGATLTLPGMAGIILTMGMAIDSNVIINERIREALRAGASVQKAIEDGYSNALRAIIDANVTTLLVAIVLYAYGSGAIKGFAVTISIGILTSMLTSIVGTHGIYKALLPKISKDKNNKKWFGVA, encoded by the coding sequence TTGAAATTTTTAAATTTTAAACTAACAATTTTTTTAGTAGCTTTTATATTTGGAATTGTTTTTTCTTTTCCATCTTTGTTTCAAACAGAGTCTGGAAAAAAGGTAAATCTAGGACTTGATTTACAAGGTGGACTTCATATGCTTTTAGGTGTAAATACACACGAAGCAGTAACTTCAAAAATGAGATCTATCGCAACAGCTATAAAACACTTTACAGATGATGAAGAGGTTTTAATAGATGGATTAACTGTTGTAAATGACAATATTATTTTCTCTTTGTTGGATAAAGATGATGTTGCAAAAATGGATAAAATGCTTGAAGAGATAAAAGGTCTATCAATTACTAAAGATAATTTAGAGTATAAAGTAGAGCTAACACAAGAAGAGGTAATTCAAACAAAAGATTACTCAGTTGCACAAGCTGTTGAGACTATTAGAAATAGACTTGATCAATTTGGACTTAGTGAACCAACTGTTTTAAGACAAGGTGAGAGTGATATTATTGTTCAACTTCCAGGAATTAAAACAGCAGAGCAAGAGAAAGATGCTAGAGAGTTAATCTCAAAACCAGCAAATCTTGAGCTTATGGCAATAGATGAAAATAGAGCAGATCAAGTTTATAAAATGACAAATAAAGAGGCATCTTTATATGGAGATATTATTTTAGAGGATACAAAAAATCCAAATATAAAATATCTTGTAAAAGAGATACCAATTTTAGATGGTAACCAAATTGTTGATGCTCAAGTTGCTTTTAATCAATCAAATCAACCAATTATTAACTTTACACTAAACTCAAGTGGAGCTAGAATTTTTGCAGATTTTACAGCAAAAAATGTAGGAAAAAGACTTGCAATTGTACTTGATGGAAAAGTTTACTCAGCGCCAAATATAAACGAAAGAATTGGTGGTGGAAGTGGACAAATTAGTGGTGGATTTACAGTACAAGAGGCTGGAAATGTTGCTATTGCACTAAGAAGTGGAGCATTACTTGCAAGTATTAATATGCTAGAGAAAAGAAGTGTTGGACCATCACTTGGAGCTGATAGTATAAAAGCATCTATGATTGCTTTAATATCTGGAACAGTTCTAATTTTTCTATTTATGATGCTATATTATAGAAGAGCTGGAATGATTGCAAATATTGCTTTAATTGCAAATATATTTATTCTTTTAGCTGTAATTGCACTTTTTGGAGCAACATTAACACTTCCTGGAATGGCTGGTATTATTTTAACAATGGGTATGGCAATTGACTCAAATGTTATTATAAATGAAAGAATAAGAGAGGCTTTAAGAGCAGGAGCTAGTGTGCAAAAAGCTATTGAAGATGGTTACTCAAATGCACTAAGAGCTATTATTGATGCAAATGTTACAACACTTTTAGTTGCAATTGTTTTATATGCTTATGGAAGTGGAGCAATAAAAGGTTTTGCTGTAACAATTTCTATTGGAATATTAACTTCAATGCTTACATCAATTGTTGGAACTCATGGTATTTATAAAGCACTTTTACCAAAGATTTCAAAAGATAAAAATAATAAAAAATGGTTTGGAGTGGCATAA
- the motA gene encoding flagellar motor stator protein MotA, which yields MDLSVLIGLIGALTSISVGVTLEGGNPAGVLHIASFIIVIPTSMLAAVTATESSLVKAAFKEFKTIFKKSPVNFEARIDELVEYAITVKKQGVLALEKDIQNIDHAFLKEALSMVVDGSKEEQLEEQLEPVIEATEEYYHGASHFWLHAGETSPTIGLVGAVFGLILALQQLDNPPAMAAGIAGAFTATVMGIAGSYIFLGPWGVKLKAKGHLVIKEQYLILAACKAIARGDAPGELKLKLTKMVTPMPL from the coding sequence ATGGATTTATCTGTACTAATTGGTTTAATAGGAGCTTTAACTTCTATCTCTGTTGGGGTTACTCTTGAGGGTGGAAATCCTGCTGGAGTTCTTCATATAGCATCTTTTATAATTGTTATTCCAACTTCTATGTTAGCTGCTGTTACAGCTACTGAAAGTTCTTTGGTAAAGGCTGCATTTAAGGAGTTTAAAACAATATTTAAAAAATCTCCTGTAAATTTTGAAGCTAGAATTGATGAGCTTGTTGAATATGCAATTACTGTAAAAAAACAGGGTGTTTTAGCATTAGAAAAAGATATTCAAAATATTGACCACGCATTCTTGAAAGAGGCTTTAAGTATGGTTGTTGATGGTAGTAAAGAGGAGCAACTAGAGGAGCAACTAGAACCTGTTATTGAAGCTACTGAAGAGTATTATCACGGGGCTAGTCACTTTTGGCTTCATGCAGGTGAAACTTCACCTACAATTGGTCTTGTTGGGGCTGTTTTTGGTCTTATTCTTGCTCTTCAACAACTTGACAATCCACCAGCAATGGCAGCTGGAATTGCTGGAGCATTTACAGCAACTGTTATGGGAATTGCTGGATCTTATATTTTCTTAGGACCTTGGGGAGTTAAATTAAAAGCAAAAGGGCATTTAGTAATAAAAGAGCAATACTTGATTTTGGCAGCTTGTAAAGCAATAGCAAGGGGAGATGCACCAGGTGAGCTTAAATTGAAGCTTACAAAAATGGTAACTCCTATGCCTCTTTAA
- the leuS gene encoding leucine--tRNA ligase → MQYSSKELEKKWQEYWKENNSFEPKDGYELPKKYILSMFPYPSGRIHMGHVRNYCIGDAFARHFRKNGFNVLHPIGWDSFGMPAENAAIKNRLHPKKWTYENIDYMREELRSLGLSFSKNQEFATSDELYTKFEQEIFIKMYEAGIVYQKSAHLNWCNECQTVLANEQVEDGCCWRCDNEVVQKEMPGYYIAITKYAQKLLDDLKTLENSWPSQVLTMQENWIGRSEGLEFKFDLTKETRAKLDKMFSSFKVFTTRPDTIYGVTYVAIAPEHEIVKYMVEQELLPKNKLNIIKRVQKVAEKDRATLEKEGVDLEIEVIHPLTGQKVPVWMANFVLSSYGEGAVMSVPAHDQRDFEFAKNYDLPIKQVISKDGKHSDEKLKEAFVEDGILVDCESFSGLTTTQAKQAIIYHFEQNSLGNKKVNYKLRDWGVSRQRYWGAPIPFVHCPKCGLVPEKIENLPIALPDDVEITGEGNPLANHPTWKDCSCPKCGEKAIRETDTLDTFVQSSWYFLRYATNYKKWQTEAINKEDSNYWMDVDQYIGGIEHAILHLLYARFFTKVLKDLGYTDSNEPFKNLLTQGMVLKDGAKMSKSKGNVVDPDLIIEKYGADTARLFILFAAPPTKELEWNDSAVEGAYKFIKRFYERSINVTQNGVENIFKIDQSSLNDKEKEARLKVYEALIKSNEVLTKTYAFNTLIASCMEAMNALSSQENEAIWAEGYYILTNILEPIIPHTAWELANKFFALSNFDKSIEVKDEVFSKDSIVLAVTINGKKRCEIEVAINATNEEILELAKVAAKKWLENATIVKEIVVPNKLVNIVIKG, encoded by the coding sequence ATGCAATATTCTAGTAAAGAATTAGAAAAAAAATGGCAAGAGTATTGGAAAGAAAACAACTCTTTTGAACCAAAAGATGGTTATGAATTACCAAAAAAATATATATTAAGCATGTTCCCATATCCAAGTGGAAGAATTCATATGGGACATGTTAGAAACTATTGTATTGGTGATGCCTTTGCAAGACACTTTAGAAAAAATGGTTTTAATGTTCTTCATCCAATAGGTTGGGATAGTTTTGGAATGCCAGCAGAAAATGCAGCAATTAAAAATAGACTTCATCCAAAAAAATGGACTTATGAAAATATTGATTATATGAGAGAAGAGCTTAGAAGTTTAGGGCTATCTTTTAGTAAAAACCAAGAGTTTGCAACAAGTGATGAGCTATATACAAAATTTGAACAAGAGATTTTTATAAAAATGTATGAAGCTGGTATTGTTTATCAAAAAAGTGCACATTTAAATTGGTGTAATGAGTGTCAAACAGTTTTAGCAAATGAGCAGGTTGAAGATGGATGTTGTTGGAGATGTGATAACGAAGTTGTTCAAAAAGAGATGCCAGGATATTATATTGCAATTACAAAATATGCACAAAAACTTTTAGATGATTTAAAAACTTTAGAGAACTCATGGCCATCACAAGTTTTAACAATGCAAGAGAACTGGATTGGAAGAAGTGAAGGTTTAGAGTTTAAATTTGATTTAACAAAAGAGACTAGAGCAAAACTTGATAAGATGTTTTCAAGTTTTAAAGTGTTTACAACAAGACCAGATACTATTTATGGTGTAACTTATGTTGCAATTGCACCTGAGCATGAGATTGTAAAATATATGGTTGAGCAAGAGCTTTTACCAAAAAATAAACTAAACATTATTAAAAGAGTTCAAAAAGTTGCTGAAAAAGATAGAGCAACTTTAGAAAAAGAGGGTGTTGATTTAGAAATAGAGGTAATTCATCCTTTAACTGGACAAAAAGTTCCAGTTTGGATGGCAAATTTTGTTTTAAGCTCTTATGGTGAAGGTGCTGTTATGAGTGTTCCAGCACATGATCAAAGAGATTTTGAGTTTGCAAAAAATTATGATTTACCAATAAAGCAAGTTATTTCAAAAGATGGAAAACATAGTGATGAAAAACTAAAAGAGGCATTTGTTGAAGATGGAATTTTGGTTGATTGTGAAAGTTTTAGTGGATTAACTACAACTCAAGCAAAACAAGCAATTATTTATCACTTTGAACAAAACTCTTTAGGAAATAAAAAAGTAAACTATAAACTAAGAGATTGGGGAGTTTCAAGACAAAGATATTGGGGAGCTCCAATTCCTTTTGTTCACTGTCCAAAATGTGGATTAGTTCCTGAAAAAATAGAGAATCTTCCAATAGCACTTCCAGATGATGTTGAAATAACTGGAGAGGGAAATCCTTTGGCAAATCATCCAACATGGAAAGACTGCTCTTGTCCAAAATGTGGAGAAAAAGCAATTAGAGAAACTGATACTTTAGATACATTTGTCCAATCTTCTTGGTATTTTTTAAGATATGCAACTAACTATAAAAAGTGGCAAACAGAGGCTATAAATAAAGAAGATAGCAACTATTGGATGGATGTTGATCAATATATTGGTGGAATAGAACATGCAATTTTACACCTTTTATATGCAAGATTCTTTACAAAAGTTCTAAAAGATTTAGGATATACAGATTCAAATGAGCCTTTTAAAAATCTACTTACTCAAGGTATGGTTTTAAAAGATGGTGCAAAAATGAGTAAATCTAAAGGAAATGTTGTTGATCCTGATTTAATTATTGAAAAATATGGAGCAGATACAGCAAGATTGTTTATTCTTTTTGCAGCTCCTCCAACAAAAGAGTTGGAGTGGAATGATAGTGCTGTTGAAGGTGCTTATAAATTTATAAAAAGATTTTATGAAAGATCTATTAATGTTACACAAAATGGTGTAGAAAATATTTTTAAAATAGATCAAAGCTCTTTAAATGATAAAGAGAAAGAGGCTAGATTAAAAGTTTATGAAGCTTTAATTAAATCAAATGAGGTTTTAACAAAAACTTATGCATTTAATACTTTAATTGCATCTTGTATGGAGGCTATGAATGCTTTATCATCTCAAGAAAACGAAGCAATTTGGGCTGAAGGTTACTATATTTTGACAAATATATTAGAGCCAATTATTCCTCATACAGCTTGGGAATTAGCTAATAAATTTTTTGCTTTATCAAATTTTGATAAGAGTATTGAAGTAAAAGATGAGGTTTTTTCAAAAGATAGTATAGTTTTAGCGGTTACAATAAATGGTAAAAAAAGATGCGAAATAGAAGTTGCTATAAATGCTACAAATGAAGAGATTTTAGAACTTGCAAAAGTAGCTGCTAAAAAATGGTTAGAAAATGCAACAATTGTTAAAGAGATTGTTGTACCAAATAAACTTGTAAATATTGTAATAAAGGGCTAA
- a CDS encoding DUF6394 family protein: MDWGKVTYIFLSLMSLTTTAGFIYEPNTIALFIAASVNLISTIIKIGVKNLLAAELLASSLVADLHLIPAFLVVVFSGDIQLAIALAIGAVIANIVSIALSLIESAKSSEKEDY; this comes from the coding sequence ATGGACTGGGGCAAAGTAACCTATATTTTCCTATCTTTAATGTCGCTTACTACAACAGCTGGATTTATTTATGAGCCAAATACTATAGCTCTTTTTATAGCTGCTAGCGTAAACTTAATATCTACAATTATAAAAATTGGTGTAAAAAATCTTTTAGCAGCTGAACTCTTAGCTAGTTCACTAGTTGCAGATTTACATTTAATACCTGCTTTTTTAGTAGTTGTGTTTAGTGGTGACATACAACTTGCAATAGCCTTAGCTATTGGAGCTGTTATAGCAAATATTGTATCAATTGCACTATCTTTAATTGAGAGTGCAAAAAGTAGTGAAAAGGAAGATTATTAA
- the secF gene encoding protein translocase subunit SecF: MEIFNNNKTYNFMSKKISFLGLSTILIVASFVLLFTKGLNYGIDFLGGTTVQVKYEQTAPLDKIREVLKDTRYSSSTVTEFGSPNEVIIRFTGSSSDLTNDISDDMNKILVPTGDFEIRKIDMVGAKVGAELREKGIMALSLALVILLIYIAIRFEWRFAVATVIGLVHDVIITLGLISLFSIDVNLDMIAAILTVVGYTINDKIIVNDRIRENLTNGKEKDLDILINNSVSQTLSRTILTSSTTLFVVATMLLFGGEIIYPFSFTLFVGIIIGTYSSIFVVSPFLKFLGFKIDNYRSKEAIKEQKRKEKEKLRAMYEQGRV; this comes from the coding sequence ATGGAAATTTTTAACAACAACAAAACATATAATTTTATGTCAAAAAAGATCTCATTTTTGGGATTATCAACTATATTAATAGTTGCTTCATTTGTTCTTTTATTTACAAAAGGTTTAAACTATGGAATTGATTTTTTAGGAGGTACTACTGTTCAAGTTAAATATGAACAAACTGCACCTCTTGATAAAATTAGAGAAGTTTTAAAGGATACAAGATATTCAAGTTCAACTGTTACTGAGTTTGGATCACCAAATGAGGTAATTATTAGATTTACAGGAAGTTCAAGTGATCTTACAAATGATATTAGTGATGATATGAATAAAATTTTAGTTCCAACAGGAGATTTTGAGATTAGAAAAATTGATATGGTTGGAGCAAAAGTTGGAGCAGAGCTTAGAGAAAAAGGTATTATGGCTCTATCTTTAGCCTTAGTTATACTATTAATCTATATTGCTATTAGATTTGAGTGGAGATTTGCTGTTGCTACAGTTATTGGACTTGTTCATGATGTTATTATAACTTTAGGATTAATAAGTCTATTTAGCATAGATGTAAATCTTGATATGATAGCTGCAATTCTTACAGTTGTTGGATATACAATAAATGATAAGATTATTGTAAATGACAGAATAAGAGAGAATTTAACAAATGGTAAAGAGAAAGATTTAGATATTTTAATAAATAACTCAGTTAGTCAAACTCTTTCAAGAACAATTCTTACATCTTCAACAACACTTTTTGTTGTGGCTACAATGCTTCTATTTGGTGGAGAGATTATCTATCCATTCTCATTTACACTTTTTGTAGGAATTATAATTGGAACTTACTCTTCAATTTTTGTTGTTTCTCCATTTTTAAAATTCTTAGGATTTAAAATTGATAACTATAGAAGTAAAGAGGCTATTAAAGAGCAAAAAAGAAAAGAGAAAGAGAAGTTAAGAGCTATGTATGAACAAGGAAGAGTTTAA
- a CDS encoding DEAD/DEAH box helicase, whose product MKNLEEELEKLYLEKSNIEERIAQLESLKNQNIKKEFSKDEKISLFRELFVARADIYAKKWRSRDGAKEGFSAVTATFMGEDFLPLTNKELEEHLRGNLFLASYLINKNQECSYVALELNSEDVFKLQRALQELNIEASYSLSSYNSVFAWIFFKEKIASKISFSFLYFLQKKANISAKIYPNSEFCTNEKLGNFIELPLQLEHRRKNRTVFLDINTKKIYEDQWSYLSSVKKATKEQIYSFAQVLSAKNIQKDLKHINFPINKFEIVLNSGIEIPIKNLSKSFISKLKSFATFLNPQVKLLTQLRKPLYNTPKYLKGYEESSDYLTLPRGVKISLFEYFKENLLDFSIKDERVFEKIETKSVKYTLRPEQEDAIKEILKSQESICVAPPGFGKTLLGAKIFELRAVKTLIIVNKNMLLDQWISRFVDYFGYKKSDIGYLGKGQNKLNSNIDVATMQSLNNSPDLIKNYTQVIVDECHHIPALTFEQIVKNFKGTYILGLSATPRRKDELDPILYQQLGDISYEYKKPKTHTNILKVIKTDFVSSSDNYSTIIGELVTNENRNRQIVDVIKEHKDRKTLLLSDRIEHLNLLENILKEQKIDFVSVHGSQNKKEQVENMQKVKTSSLILATSSFFGEGIDFPHLNTIIFATPISFYGRLIQYLGRIGRGNQKCLAIDFLDSQNPILNSTYKKRLEGYKQMHYK is encoded by the coding sequence ATGAAAAACCTTGAAGAAGAGCTAGAAAAACTATATTTAGAAAAATCAAATATTGAAGAGCGAATTGCACAACTTGAGAGTTTAAAAAATCAAAATATAAAAAAAGAGTTCTCAAAAGATGAAAAAATTTCACTTTTTAGAGAATTATTTGTTGCAAGAGCTGATATATATGCTAAAAAATGGCGAAGTCGTGATGGAGCTAAAGAGGGATTTAGTGCTGTAACTGCCACTTTTATGGGTGAAGATTTTTTGCCACTTACAAACAAAGAGTTAGAGGAGCATTTAAGAGGAAATCTTTTTTTAGCATCATATTTAATAAATAAAAATCAAGAGTGCTCTTATGTTGCTTTAGAGTTAAATAGTGAAGATGTTTTTAAACTTCAAAGAGCTTTACAAGAGTTAAATATAGAAGCCTCTTATAGTTTAAGCTCTTATAACTCTGTTTTTGCATGGATATTTTTTAAAGAGAAAATTGCTTCAAAAATATCTTTCTCTTTCTTATATTTTTTGCAAAAAAAAGCAAATATAAGTGCTAAAATCTATCCAAATAGTGAGTTTTGTACAAATGAAAAATTAGGAAACTTTATAGAGTTGCCTTTACAATTAGAGCATAGAAGAAAAAACAGAACAGTTTTTTTAGATATAAATACAAAGAAAATATATGAAGATCAATGGTCATATCTATCAAGTGTTAAAAAAGCAACAAAAGAGCAAATTTATAGTTTTGCACAGGTTTTAAGTGCAAAAAATATTCAAAAAGATTTAAAGCATATAAATTTTCCAATAAATAAATTTGAAATAGTTTTAAATAGTGGAATAGAGATTCCAATTAAAAACTTATCAAAGAGTTTTATTAGTAAGCTAAAATCATTTGCTACTTTTTTAAATCCTCAAGTAAAACTTCTAACACAACTTAGAAAACCACTTTACAACACTCCAAAATATCTAAAAGGGTATGAAGAGAGTAGTGATTATTTAACACTTCCAAGAGGTGTAAAGATTAGTTTATTTGAATATTTTAAAGAGAATTTATTAGATTTTTCAATAAAAGATGAGAGAGTTTTTGAAAAAATTGAGACAAAAAGTGTGAAATATACTCTAAGACCAGAGCAAGAGGATGCTATAAAAGAGATTTTAAAATCACAAGAGTCAATTTGTGTTGCTCCTCCTGGTTTTGGTAAAACTCTTTTGGGAGCAAAAATATTTGAGTTAAGAGCTGTAAAAACTTTGATTATTGTAAATAAAAATATGCTACTTGATCAGTGGATTAGCAGATTTGTTGACTATTTTGGATATAAAAAGAGTGATATTGGATATTTAGGAAAAGGTCAAAACAAACTAAATAGTAATATTGATGTTGCAACAATGCAAAGCTTAAATAACTCTCCAGATTTAATCAAAAACTATACTCAAGTAATTGTAGATGAGTGTCACCATATTCCAGCACTTACATTTGAGCAGATAGTAAAAAATTTCAAAGGAACTTATATTTTAGGGCTTAGTGCAACTCCTAGAAGAAAAGATGAGTTAGATCCAATTTTATACCAACAATTAGGAGATATATCTTATGAGTATAAAAAACCAAAAACACATACAAATATATTAAAAGTTATAAAAACAGATTTTGTAAGTAGTAGCGATAACTACTCAACAATAATAGGAGAGCTTGTAACAAATGAGAATAGAAATAGACAAATTGTTGATGTAATAAAAGAGCATAAAGATAGAAAAACTCTTTTGCTTAGTGATAGAATTGAACACTTAAATCTTTTAGAGAATATTTTAAAAGAGCAAAAAATTGATTTTGTAAGTGTTCATGGAAGTCAAAATAAAAAAGAGCAAGTAGAAAATATGCAAAAAGTAAAAACAAGTTCACTTATACTTGCAACAAGCTCATTTTTTGGAGAAGGAATAGATTTTCCTCATCTAAATACAATTATTTTTGCAACTCCAATATCTTTTTATGGAAGATTAATTCAATATCTTGGAAGAATTGGAAGGGGAAATCAAAAGTGCTTGGCTATTGATTTTTTAGATAGCCAAAATCCAATTTTGAACTCAACTTATAAAAAAAGGCTTGAAGGTTATAAACAGATGCATTATAAATAA
- a CDS encoding bifunctional folylpolyglutamate synthase/dihydrofolate synthase: MSLKTLDLKGFLEHKTLYYDKIDYSYIKKSADILLNHINLPFTIHIVGTNGKGTTGRFLAHYLYKIGFKTLHYSSPHIKKFNERVWLNGFDIDDESLEIAHKFLQNILDEELLEKLTYFEYTTLLAFYISKDCDYLILEAGLGGEFDATNVVKNDLSLITTIGLDHTSFLGDSVEKIARTKMRSVDTKMIIGYQEFASVYDVANSVKLELKDEFNKDIEILRVEDFNIDYNFTFASYLKRNLALVLKCLKELKIDINLEIFNSTPIFGRCQKIKDNIFIDVGHNPLAAKVIFEEFKNKKLTLIYNSYDDKDYKEVLTILKPIIDEVYIVPLEDKRVVKKEILESCLKSLDIKEIKSLEFDNKKIYLAFGSFLVVERFLELISYEKP, from the coding sequence ATGTCTTTAAAAACTTTAGACTTAAAAGGGTTTTTAGAGCATAAAACTCTTTATTATGACAAAATTGATTACAGCTACATAAAAAAATCTGCTGATATTTTATTAAATCATATAAATCTTCCTTTTACTATTCATATTGTAGGAACAAATGGAAAAGGTACAACTGGAAGATTTTTAGCTCACTATCTGTATAAAATTGGATTTAAAACTCTACACTATAGCTCTCCTCATATAAAAAAATTTAATGAAAGAGTCTGGTTAAATGGTTTTGATATAGATGATGAGAGTTTAGAAATAGCTCATAAGTTTTTGCAAAATATTTTAGATGAAGAGCTTTTAGAAAAACTTACATATTTTGAATACACAACACTTTTGGCATTTTATATTAGTAAAGATTGTGACTATTTAATTTTAGAAGCTGGGCTTGGTGGAGAGTTTGATGCAACAAATGTTGTAAAAAATGATCTTAGCCTTATTACAACAATTGGACTTGATCATACATCTTTTTTAGGAGATAGTGTAGAGAAAATTGCAAGAACAAAGATGCGTTCGGTTGATACAAAGATGATTATTGGTTATCAAGAGTTTGCTAGTGTTTATGATGTTGCAAATAGTGTTAAGCTTGAGTTAAAAGATGAGTTTAATAAAGATATAGAGATTTTAAGAGTTGAAGATTTTAATATAGATTATAACTTTACATTTGCATCATATTTAAAAAGAAATTTAGCACTTGTTTTAAAATGTTTAAAAGAGTTAAAAATTGATATAAATCTTGAAATTTTCAACTCAACTCCAATTTTTGGAAGATGTCAAAAGATAAAAGATAATATATTTATAGATGTTGGACACAATCCTTTGGCTGCAAAAGTGATTTTTGAAGAGTTTAAAAATAAAAAATTAACTTTGATTTACAACTCTTATGATGATAAAGATTACAAAGAGGTTTTGACAATTTTAAAACCAATTATAGATGAGGTATATATTGTACCTTTGGAAGATAAGAGAGTTGTAAAAAAAGAGATTTTGGAAAGTTGTTTAAAATCACTTGATATTAAAGAGATAAAGAGTTTAGAGTTTGATAATAAAAAAATCTATCTTGCTTTTGGTTCATTTTTAGTTGTTGAGAGATTTTTGGAGCTAATTTCTTATGAAAAACCTTGA
- the motB gene encoding flagellar motor protein MotB encodes MAKKKKVECPAGEKWAVPYADFLSLLLALFIALYALASINVEKQKALKEEFIKIYNFPTANIIEEETKKEKAMTDQADPENVEGRKVIVHTLENQQEAEQNRNKGANLIELPDGSVLSVPAHLVFDSGKAEASSIFAKDFLENLATLIQAMPEDTEVNVKGYAEDSEVRNSKYKDALDLSTARANNVIRELVKYKVNPKKLFSSGYGSNKESTLKDKRVVVFELRTTGEPISEEDMDLESIFKKMN; translated from the coding sequence ATGGCTAAGAAAAAAAAGGTAGAGTGTCCAGCTGGTGAAAAATGGGCCGTGCCTTATGCTGACTTTTTGAGTCTTTTACTTGCACTTTTTATTGCACTTTATGCACTGGCTTCTATAAATGTGGAGAAACAAAAAGCTTTAAAAGAGGAGTTTATAAAAATCTATAATTTTCCAACTGCAAATATTATAGAAGAAGAGACAAAAAAAGAGAAAGCTATGACTGATCAAGCTGATCCTGAAAATGTAGAGGGTAGAAAAGTTATTGTTCATACACTAGAGAATCAACAAGAAGCAGAACAAAATAGAAATAAAGGTGCAAATTTAATAGAGCTTCCAGATGGTTCTGTTTTAAGTGTTCCAGCTCATTTAGTTTTTGATAGTGGAAAAGCAGAAGCTAGTTCTATATTTGCAAAAGATTTCTTAGAAAATCTTGCAACTTTAATTCAAGCAATGCCTGAAGATACAGAAGTAAATGTAAAGGGTTATGCTGAGGATAGTGAAGTTAGAAACTCTAAATACAAAGATGCTCTTGATTTATCAACTGCAAGAGCTAATAATGTAATTAGAGAGCTTGTTAAATATAAAGTTAATCCTAAAAAACTATTCTCAAGTGGTTATGGAAGCAATAAAGAGTCAACTTTAAAAGATAAAAGAGTTGTTGTATTTGAACTTAGAACTACAGGTGAACCAATATCTGAAGAGGATATGGATTTAGAATCAATCTTTAAAAAGATGAATTAA
- the lptE gene encoding LPS assembly lipoprotein LptE — protein MLKKISFYIVIVLILSSCGYRPTAQLAKEELGKNIFVKTDIRASDPRNSVLVKDAVTKILSQRLDSNLVDNQFEAEIIMDLSIGSVSFGVLQYDKDGYNKLYKAKVNINVKYFDKEKSKTKSFTVSGEYDFAVDIGGEINDTHRFEAISKASDMAVTEILSRVAVASFE, from the coding sequence GTGCTTAAAAAAATCTCTTTTTATATTGTAATAGTTTTAATTCTAAGCTCTTGTGGATATAGACCAACAGCACAATTAGCAAAAGAGGAGCTAGGTAAAAATATATTTGTAAAAACAGATATAAGAGCTAGTGATCCTAGAAACTCTGTTTTAGTTAAAGATGCTGTAACAAAAATATTATCTCAAAGATTAGATTCAAATCTTGTAGATAATCAATTTGAAGCTGAAATAATAATGGATTTAAGCATTGGAAGTGTTAGCTTTGGGGTTTTACAATATGATAAAGATGGTTACAATAAACTTTACAAAGCAAAAGTTAATATAAATGTAAAGTATTTTGATAAAGAGAAATCAAAAACAAAAAGTTTTACAGTTTCTGGAGAGTATGATTTCGCTGTTGATATAGGTGGAGAGATAAATGATACTCATAGATTTGAAGCAATTAGTAAAGCAAGTGATATGGCTGTAACTGAGATTTTATCAAGAGTTGCAGTTGCATCTTTTGAGTAA